Proteins co-encoded in one Acidobacteriota bacterium genomic window:
- a CDS encoding VWA domain-containing protein has product MMTFSRIRRTAPWALLLVGFAVSPYAALAQSSPQTPPQQQKPADDSAGPDTDNGPIVLKKKKEADDNAPPPAPAAPVEPKVKNPNNETYSLRVDVPIVNLDVNVLLDKTHQFVPGLKAPNFLVLEDGVPQTITSVRMAQTPITAVMLLEFAANSYYFIRDMQNASFSFFNTLRPDDYIAVITYDLRTHILTDFTNDKNLVGNALQSLVIPGFSDTNLFDALYETIDRLSRIEGRKYIILIGTGRDTFSRLTLDKILAKVKATQNITIFTIGTGALVRELADARGYMGPVTRLDYLQAENQMKTFAQMTGGMSFNPMFEGALPDIFSQINDSIRNEYVLTYRPTNNKNDGTYRRIQVKLVDNEGHPLQMQDEKHKPLKYSVIARDGYRAKQEVE; this is encoded by the coding sequence ATGATGACTTTTTCACGAATTCGCCGTACAGCTCCCTGGGCATTGCTTCTGGTTGGTTTTGCCGTGTCTCCGTATGCGGCTTTAGCGCAGTCGTCTCCGCAAACGCCTCCTCAGCAGCAAAAGCCTGCCGACGATTCGGCTGGTCCGGACACGGACAATGGCCCGATCGTTCTGAAGAAAAAGAAGGAGGCGGACGACAATGCACCCCCTCCCGCTCCTGCCGCTCCAGTCGAGCCGAAGGTCAAGAATCCGAATAACGAGACCTACTCTCTAAGGGTTGATGTCCCGATTGTGAACCTGGACGTCAACGTGCTCCTCGATAAGACGCACCAGTTCGTTCCTGGGTTGAAGGCGCCGAACTTCCTGGTGCTGGAAGATGGAGTCCCGCAGACCATCACCAGCGTTCGGATGGCCCAAACGCCGATTACTGCCGTCATGCTGCTGGAGTTTGCCGCAAATAGCTACTATTTCATCCGTGACATGCAGAACGCTTCGTTCAGCTTCTTCAATACGCTGCGCCCGGACGACTACATCGCCGTCATTACCTACGATCTGCGTACACATATCCTGACCGACTTCACCAACGACAAGAATCTTGTCGGCAATGCGTTACAGTCGCTCGTAATTCCGGGCTTCTCGGATACGAACCTCTTCGACGCGCTCTATGAGACGATCGACCGTCTGAGCCGCATCGAGGGCCGCAAGTACATCATTCTGATCGGCACTGGCCGCGATACCTTCTCACGACTCACATTGGACAAGATTCTTGCGAAGGTCAAAGCAACTCAAAATATAACGATCTTTACGATTGGAACGGGTGCGCTGGTCAGGGAACTGGCCGACGCGCGCGGCTATATGGGGCCGGTCACGCGGCTCGACTACCTGCAGGCCGAGAATCAGATGAAGACCTTCGCCCAGATGACCGGCGGCATGAGCTTCAATCCAATGTTTGAAGGAGCGTTGCCCGACATCTTCTCGCAGATCAACGACTCCATCCGCAACGAGTACGTGCTGACCTACCGGCCCACCAATAACAAGAACGACGGCACTTACCGCCGCATCCAGGTAAAGCTGGTGGACAACGAGGGCCATCCCTTGCAGATGCAGGATGAGAAGCACAAGCCGCTGAAGTACTCCGTCATCGCCCGTGACGGCTACCGCGCCAAACAAGAGGTTGAGTAG